A stretch of Longimicrobium terrae DNA encodes these proteins:
- a CDS encoding DEAD/DEAH box helicase, with protein MVEVASTPPSERYPGRPDEGRIVVIAPTRAACETIELGVQLTGVDTIMQREHGEEIRQLARSGRGFGIMAGTGTGKTLAIRPIAQEILGTQELRVGVVNREREATPETPSWNVVIVTTGIARRWLQDSLIDSNDVVIVDEIHQTSAELELCLALAKRAGCRFIWLSATVDPTFYSNYLNSAAVIESSAFDPAMAADVRISNTSDPVSFLGDRFMRHVVKNKRGVAVFVPTRAGTERIAKEVSDRWREVLTEFYHGGEPVAKLRPFLEDEGAPHPFVLGMTAAGQSALNLRGLDTVVIEDAQFTTLVKKGKSVLTRMPLGANEILQMAGRVHGRVPNGEVWILSERNIDFFALRPTEPHFQLAGDPERVAMTCADMGVRADDLDLPVPLDRIAYARSLELLTTRGIIAEGRLTRYGREVEVLPVDRAYGELLVQADEHLVPVVATCASIESLHRMLRQQDNDIGQYVVPGSDHLTAYAIYRDALEQTGTLGTVYGLPRHIFDPQALEQWAEERGVMMRSIEDAALAIASIYRGMDLELPRKMPKLNASLIRDWQSLVARLMPFSLVIDEETAWGEEVSVSKTSVAGAYGAVAGEIVYFADKMGRARGSISGTQLPHDLIWEFAAPGDAQVVYDNAHRRAPLRLRRERAFHGFVLENQDEAIDRFPRGQEDECRKVLAQAMVTGQAYHRDLAASREAIHELRDVYRRSAGRTPGMNEQALTDYLSSRLAGVNSYSEFLETPLRINADELVPAAERARWMALPGSIELDGREYPLNYAFEGDEAVVRVQIPAKFLNHLDEAHLPELDRPLHFTVTRGKRDSIRASSLAEARRLVEEAFAAERAERPAEGGGRGGGGGPRRGGQRGSGGPRGAGGSEEPQRGRGQGRNKKHKPGPPKGGAKRKRPRS; from the coding sequence ATGGTCGAGGTCGCCAGCACCCCTCCCAGCGAGCGTTATCCCGGGCGGCCGGACGAAGGCCGCATCGTCGTCATCGCGCCCACGCGCGCGGCGTGCGAAACCATCGAACTCGGCGTGCAGCTTACCGGGGTCGACACCATCATGCAGCGCGAGCACGGCGAAGAAATCCGTCAACTGGCGCGTTCCGGACGCGGATTCGGCATCATGGCCGGCACCGGGACGGGAAAAACGCTCGCCATCCGCCCCATCGCGCAGGAAATCCTGGGCACGCAGGAACTGCGCGTCGGTGTCGTGAACCGTGAGCGCGAGGCCACGCCCGAGACGCCCAGCTGGAACGTCGTCATCGTCACCACCGGCATCGCGCGGCGGTGGCTGCAGGACTCGCTCATCGACAGCAACGACGTCGTCATCGTCGACGAAATCCACCAGACCAGTGCGGAACTGGAGCTGTGTCTGGCGCTGGCCAAGCGCGCCGGGTGCCGCTTCATCTGGCTCTCGGCCACGGTCGATCCCACGTTCTACAGCAACTACCTGAACTCGGCCGCGGTCATCGAGTCCAGCGCGTTTGACCCCGCGATGGCGGCGGACGTGCGGATCAGCAACACCAGCGACCCCGTCAGCTTCCTGGGCGACCGCTTCATGCGGCACGTGGTCAAGAACAAGCGCGGCGTCGCCGTCTTCGTCCCCACGCGGGCGGGAACCGAGCGCATCGCCAAGGAAGTGTCTGACCGCTGGCGCGAAGTGCTCACCGAGTTCTACCACGGCGGCGAGCCCGTCGCCAAGCTGCGCCCGTTCCTGGAAGATGAGGGCGCGCCGCATCCGTTCGTGCTGGGGATGACGGCCGCGGGGCAGTCCGCGCTCAACCTGCGCGGGCTGGACACCGTCGTCATCGAGGACGCGCAGTTCACGACACTGGTGAAGAAGGGCAAGAGCGTGCTGACGCGCATGCCCCTGGGCGCCAACGAGATCCTGCAGATGGCGGGGCGCGTGCACGGCCGCGTGCCCAACGGCGAAGTGTGGATCCTGTCGGAGCGCAACATCGACTTCTTCGCGCTCCGGCCGACGGAGCCGCACTTTCAACTCGCCGGCGACCCCGAGCGCGTCGCCATGACCTGCGCCGACATGGGCGTCCGCGCGGACGATCTGGATCTTCCGGTGCCGCTGGACCGCATCGCCTACGCGCGCTCGCTGGAACTGCTGACCACGCGCGGCATCATCGCCGAGGGACGGCTGACGCGCTACGGGCGGGAAGTGGAAGTGCTCCCCGTCGACCGCGCGTACGGCGAGCTGCTGGTGCAGGCGGACGAGCACCTGGTGCCCGTCGTGGCCACGTGCGCGTCCATCGAGTCGCTGCACCGCATGCTGCGCCAGCAGGACAACGACATCGGCCAGTACGTCGTCCCCGGCAGCGACCACCTGACGGCGTACGCCATCTATCGCGACGCGCTGGAGCAGACCGGCACGCTGGGCACCGTCTACGGCCTGCCGCGCCACATCTTTGATCCGCAGGCGCTGGAGCAGTGGGCCGAGGAGCGCGGCGTGATGATGCGATCGATCGAAGACGCGGCGCTCGCCATCGCTTCCATCTACCGCGGGATGGATCTGGAACTGCCCCGCAAGATGCCCAAGCTGAACGCCAGCCTGATCCGTGACTGGCAGTCGCTGGTCGCGCGGCTGATGCCGTTCAGCCTGGTGATCGACGAGGAGACGGCGTGGGGCGAGGAGGTTTCCGTCAGCAAGACGAGCGTGGCGGGAGCGTACGGCGCCGTCGCGGGCGAAATCGTCTACTTCGCCGACAAGATGGGGCGCGCGCGCGGCTCCATCAGCGGCACGCAGCTGCCGCACGACCTGATCTGGGAGTTCGCCGCGCCAGGCGACGCGCAGGTGGTGTACGACAACGCGCACCGGCGCGCGCCGTTGCGTCTGCGGCGGGAAAGGGCGTTCCACGGCTTCGTGCTGGAGAACCAGGACGAGGCCATCGACCGCTTTCCGCGCGGGCAGGAGGACGAGTGCCGCAAGGTGCTGGCGCAGGCGATGGTCACGGGGCAGGCGTACCACCGCGACCTGGCCGCCAGCCGCGAAGCCATTCACGAGCTGCGCGACGTCTACCGCCGTTCCGCCGGCCGCACACCGGGGATGAACGAGCAGGCGCTGACGGACTACCTGTCGTCGCGCCTGGCTGGCGTGAACAGTTACTCGGAATTCCTGGAAACGCCGCTGCGGATCAACGCGGACGAGCTCGTTCCCGCGGCGGAGCGCGCGCGGTGGATGGCGCTTCCGGGGAGCATTGAGCTGGATGGGCGCGAGTATCCGCTCAACTACGCGTTCGAGGGTGACGAGGCCGTGGTGCGGGTGCAGATTCCGGCCAAGTTCCTCAACCATCTGGATGAGGCGCACCTGCCGGAACTGGATCGTCCGCTGCACTTTACGGTCACGCGCGGCAAGCGCGATTCCATCCGCGCGTCGTCGCTCGCCGAGGCGCGGCGGCTGGTGGAGGAAGCGTTCGCGGCGGAGCGCGCGGAGCGTCCGGCGGAGGGCGGCGGCCGTGGGGGCGGCGGAGGCCCGCGCCGCGGCGGCCAGCGCGGCAGCGGCGGTCCGCGCGGGGCAGGCGGATCGGAGGAGCCGCAGCGGGGCAGGGGACAGGGGCGCAACAAGAAGCACAAGCCCGGCCCGCCCAAGGGTGGCGCCAAACGCAAGCGCCCCCGCTCCTGA
- a CDS encoding dCTP deaminase domain-containing protein → MSVLVHSQIEDLVKKVRLIEPYDPAGQQGASYDMRLGSQYAKAGTIASLNSIHPTLNIDPGEFALVSTHEMLRMPNDMVGHNGIMSTWAKKGLTSLFSPQIDPGFHGILIVPVFNAGDVRICLTYLDQIFTVEFSTTDIPAAYGWTEKHQKTQKKIDNQIPIPTTSRTHISEELHTEIRRVSEALQSIQQEHRDFKNELRSYKEQFTTAVSVISILMTIAGIIVAVVVASKG, encoded by the coding sequence ATGTCCGTTCTGGTGCATTCACAGATTGAAGATCTAGTGAAGAAAGTTCGATTGATTGAGCCTTACGACCCTGCGGGCCAGCAAGGAGCTTCGTATGACATGCGTTTGGGTAGTCAGTACGCGAAAGCAGGTACGATAGCGTCGTTGAACAGTATCCACCCCACTCTCAACATTGACCCCGGTGAGTTCGCCCTTGTTTCCACGCACGAGATGCTGAGGATGCCGAATGATATGGTCGGGCATAACGGGATCATGTCGACATGGGCCAAGAAGGGTCTGACCTCGCTGTTTAGCCCTCAGATCGACCCAGGTTTTCACGGTATTCTGATCGTGCCTGTTTTCAACGCTGGTGATGTCCGTATCTGCTTGACCTATTTGGATCAGATCTTTACCGTAGAGTTCAGCACTACCGACATACCAGCTGCTTATGGATGGACTGAAAAACATCAAAAAACTCAAAAAAAAATTGATAATCAAATTCCGATTCCCACCACTTCGAGAACGCACATCTCCGAAGAGCTCCACACCGAAATCCGGCGTGTTTCCGAAGCGCTACAAAGCATCCAGCAGGAACACCGAGACTTCAAAAATGAGTTGAGATCCTACAAGGAACAGTTTACGACGGCAGTAAGTGTCATAAGTATACTCATGACCATTGCGGGAATCATTGTAGCTGTTGTGGTTGCGAGTAAAGGTTAG
- a CDS encoding carbohydrate kinase family protein, translating into MSKHLSIAVIGEINLDVISRLETVSLRELTENLLVHAPVQTRLGGVGGSFALAAVQRFTDVNLLSAVGCDIVGDVITDLLKGTSIRTVVRRDPTIPSRTVMILHDRADGVTSGTRLIVTSAKSPSDNLDPSDLELFHSNLSTCQALFVPGYQLLCEPTRSTCLSAMQFCRQRGCEVAVDLVPHDLYDRLSLSELQQLTNDSTIIISEVQTLNGFTTGHQSGILNLKDALASSSNIRHLLPNRWLLLKFGIGNMDQFLVVSPAGKACSGYTGFRDLSDTTGFGDRVTAKELYLILTSGIEGWAEPKIDLNREHNIP; encoded by the coding sequence ATGTCAAAGCACTTATCAATTGCAGTAATCGGCGAAATCAACTTGGACGTAATCTCGCGACTGGAAACCGTCTCTTTACGAGAGCTAACCGAAAATCTGCTTGTCCACGCACCCGTGCAAACGCGCCTTGGTGGAGTAGGAGGTTCCTTCGCATTGGCTGCGGTTCAACGCTTCACCGACGTAAATCTCTTATCCGCAGTTGGCTGTGATATAGTAGGGGACGTAATCACGGACTTGTTGAAGGGCACATCCATCCGCACAGTCGTTCGTCGCGATCCAACAATCCCGTCTCGAACGGTGATGATCCTGCATGACAGAGCAGATGGTGTAACATCAGGAACCAGGTTGATTGTGACGAGTGCTAAGTCGCCCAGCGACAATCTTGATCCCTCTGACCTTGAGCTATTTCACTCAAACTTGTCTACGTGCCAAGCTTTGTTCGTCCCCGGGTACCAATTGTTGTGTGAACCTACGCGGTCTACATGCCTTAGTGCAATGCAGTTCTGCAGGCAAAGGGGATGCGAGGTAGCAGTAGATCTTGTTCCCCATGACCTGTACGACAGGCTTTCTCTTTCCGAGCTGCAGCAGCTCACCAATGATTCCACGATTATCATCTCCGAAGTACAAACTTTGAACGGGTTCACAACAGGTCACCAATCCGGAATTCTTAATTTAAAAGACGCACTTGCGTCCTCATCCAATATAAGGCACCTGCTTCCGAATCGCTGGTTACTGTTGAAATTCGGTATAGGCAACATGGATCAATTTCTCGTGGTCTCTCCCGCGGGAAAAGCCTGCTCCGGCTACACCGGTTTCCGGGATTTGAGCGACACTACCGGATTTGGTGATCGGGTGACCGCTAAAGAACTGTATCTGATTCTCACATCCGGAATAGAGGGATGGGCTGAACCCAAGATCGATCTGAATCGGGAACACAACATCCCGTAG
- a CDS encoding helix-turn-helix domain-containing protein yields MTAPIKKVGSAVAEYRAAKGWSQEQLAIQLPGISRTVLSHLELGTELPPPDRVEQIARKLGMPRRLWAIAARPGYLEAMEFQDILSELLGKSVSLESLDDISQELAVEAIAELLHTGMSVDQAHDHFNAVLTFYGEKSTTAQFYERFLGRHAFASVDTFRTKVVEFQKIALRIYGSFRQAFKRLAYTTDIDYELAVLNPIDEAEFTRRTRFQSIQEIPVERLGDLGYISVERVQRESRERQELSDKLIEIAAGMRAEPSSWFSKIPAKRIARTQTLLRKFDSTIDLEPGLFGVTDADVLEQEARRIAPEDADLARIGATNEIGLRNLVTYLTEPYMDVYIATSMRERADFVSVNSFVQRLFAAPEVAHLNLRYFNPTQSSIADRVAKGLVEALMLRRARLTVYMAQKGDTFGKDSEASVALGQGKPVIVYVPRLFDSSAGVDSASLMLLDERALAAKRNELGVDEEEGSDRYAQVTELLRASLKRVAQTDLVRIIEAHWADFDLYGELNELPDVFREDARRYLDRLTRGEAPSIPSDEVLHGLMEILIRIALFFERRARTFREIHPLALQVILSTGVLNGILVVRSPEMCARVMQNLITNTIETDVLIDDQNYMLVERITRSTLRVISKNKLLNNAFWTQYFVE; encoded by the coding sequence CGAAGGGCTGGTCGCAGGAGCAGCTTGCAATCCAACTCCCAGGTATCAGCCGTACGGTCCTGTCGCATTTAGAACTAGGCACCGAACTACCACCCCCTGACCGCGTCGAGCAGATCGCGCGAAAGCTGGGCATGCCGCGACGACTATGGGCGATCGCGGCACGTCCCGGGTATCTCGAAGCGATGGAGTTTCAGGACATACTTAGCGAGTTACTGGGTAAGTCTGTCTCGCTTGAGTCATTGGACGACATATCACAAGAATTGGCGGTTGAAGCCATCGCCGAGCTATTGCATACAGGCATGTCTGTTGATCAGGCTCATGACCACTTCAATGCGGTATTGACCTTCTACGGCGAGAAGTCAACGACTGCTCAGTTCTACGAGCGCTTCTTGGGTCGGCATGCCTTCGCCAGTGTGGACACCTTCCGAACGAAAGTAGTGGAGTTTCAGAAGATCGCCTTACGGATTTACGGTAGCTTTCGACAGGCTTTCAAACGGTTAGCATACACAACCGACATTGATTATGAACTAGCTGTTTTGAACCCGATAGATGAAGCGGAGTTTACCCGTCGCACTCGCTTCCAGTCCATCCAAGAAATCCCTGTCGAACGTCTCGGGGACTTGGGGTATATTTCCGTCGAAAGAGTGCAGCGGGAAAGCCGTGAACGACAGGAACTTTCGGACAAACTGATCGAGATAGCTGCTGGAATGCGCGCCGAGCCGAGTTCTTGGTTTTCGAAGATTCCGGCTAAGCGAATAGCCCGCACTCAGACCCTGCTTCGCAAATTCGATTCTACGATCGATTTAGAGCCCGGTCTGTTTGGCGTCACTGACGCGGACGTTCTTGAGCAAGAAGCACGTCGTATCGCGCCAGAAGACGCTGATCTAGCTCGGATTGGTGCAACGAATGAAATTGGCTTACGCAATTTAGTCACATATCTGACTGAACCGTACATGGATGTTTACATCGCAACATCCATGCGCGAGCGTGCGGATTTCGTTTCTGTCAATTCGTTTGTACAACGATTGTTTGCAGCTCCGGAGGTGGCGCACCTAAACCTGCGGTACTTCAATCCGACGCAGTCCTCGATCGCTGATCGCGTCGCGAAAGGACTGGTAGAGGCGCTCATGCTACGACGTGCACGCCTTACGGTCTATATGGCCCAGAAAGGAGACACATTCGGGAAGGACAGTGAAGCTTCCGTGGCTTTGGGGCAAGGTAAGCCCGTGATCGTGTATGTACCACGACTTTTCGACAGCAGTGCTGGGGTCGATTCGGCAAGCCTGATGCTTCTCGATGAGCGAGCTCTTGCGGCTAAGAGGAATGAGCTCGGGGTTGATGAAGAGGAGGGATCTGATCGGTATGCTCAGGTTACCGAGCTTCTCAGAGCATCTCTCAAACGAGTTGCCCAAACCGATTTGGTGCGTATCATTGAGGCACATTGGGCTGATTTCGACCTGTACGGAGAGTTGAACGAACTCCCCGATGTGTTCCGCGAGGATGCACGACGCTACCTTGATCGACTTACGAGAGGTGAAGCTCCCTCTATCCCGTCCGATGAAGTTTTGCACGGTTTGATGGAAATCCTGATCCGCATCGCTTTGTTTTTTGAGAGGCGTGCTCGCACGTTCCGCGAGATTCACCCGCTTGCGTTGCAGGTGATCCTGAGCACCGGCGTACTGAACGGTATTCTGGTTGTTCGCTCGCCAGAGATGTGCGCGAGGGTCATGCAGAATCTGATCACGAACACAATTGAGACTGATGTCCTCATTGACGATCAGAACTATATGCTCGTGGAGCGGATAACTAGAAGCACTCTCCGCGTAATATCTAAGAACAAGTTGCTGAACAATGCATTTTGGACACAATACTTCGTAGAATAG